TGGGAACATTGCCGCTCCGAGGCCTGTAATCGCATAGAGGGCTGAGATAAAGGTTGCTTCTACCATTGGATATTCCGCAAATGCACCAGAGATCGGCTCTTGTGGCGGTGCCGCAAATAACTGATAGGTCACACCCGCAATCCCGATCGCAATTAACGCGTAGCCCATAGCCGCACCAAAGTAAGACATCGGCTTAAATAAATGAGGCATATCAGAGAGAAGACGCTCTGAAATAACCCGGGGATCCTTCAAATCTAACCCTTCCATGCGATACTGGCTTGACTTTCGCCATAACAAAACAGCAACACCTAACAACAATACCCCAAACGCAAGACTCGGTTCCCCGAAGATAATATCGTCAAAAGGGAAGCCAATTTCAGCCAGAGGCCAGGTTAATGTCATATGAGCACCCGTTAACGTCAAAATAAACCCAAGCACCCCAAATCCCATTGACCATCCCTCAAGCTCACGTACTTTCCCTCTCCGAAGACTCGTCAACAACTTCAAGATCAGCAAAATTCCGACTCCCGTTGCGATACACATGATCGTATTGTACACCTGTGTCGATGCCCAATTAATCGTCATGGACTCCCTCCTCGCTAGTAGATCATTCGAACTACAGACTTTCTTCCCTTCCAACATTACCCTAAACTTCTTTCGGGTCACGAAGGAGGCGTTTAT
The nucleotide sequence above comes from Pontibacillus chungwhensis. Encoded proteins:
- a CDS encoding DUF981 family protein translates to MTINWASTQVYNTIMCIATGVGILLILKLLTSLRRGKVRELEGWSMGFGVLGFILTLTGAHMTLTWPLAEIGFPFDDIIFGEPSLAFGVLLLGVAVLLWRKSSQYRMEGLDLKDPRVISERLLSDMPHLFKPMSYFGAAMGYALIAIGIAGVTYQLFAAPPQEPISGAFAEYPMVEATFISALYAITGLGAAMFPFLMKEKRNHSLDRAMFLLWRIAGIIFIGFGVMNYFTHIGLIVNTM